atcaattgatcttcatgaattttggttagaaagattatcttgataaaatctaggccagattcaaaaattggtcatctagggtcaaaaactaggccactaggtcaaatcaaagaaaaaccttgtgtatgtgttagaggctgtattttcaattgatcttcatgaaatttagtcagaatgattgccttgatgagatctaagttgaatttgaatatgggtcatctgaggtaaaaaactaggtcactcggtcaaattatagaaaaatcttgtgtatgcgatagaggctgtatttttcaattgatcttcatgaaatttggtcagaatgattgccatgatgaaatctatgtcgagATTGAagatgggtcatctgaggtcaaaaagtaggtcactaggtcaaatcaaagaaaaaccttgtgtatgcgatatagactgtatttttcaattgatcttcatgtaattttgtcagaatgattgccttgacaaaatctaggtcaggtttgaatatgggtcatctggggtcaagaactaggtcacaaggtcatatctaagaaaatacttgtttaaactcaagagagtTTGGTccagttttaataaaaattggccagaatatttgtttccatgaaatcactacgtcaaacatgtttacactgttatggtgcgtttctcaggtgagcgacctaggggcatcttggccctcttgtttctttcttTAGCCCACTGTTATATTTTCGCAATGTCACAGGTGAGAAGCAGGATAAGAAACAGCCGGGATATTCCGAATTTCTCCCGGACACCATCTACAAAAGAGACAAAGACAGACAAGAGAAACTCAGGGAATTCCAAGTCAAAGTGGAAAAAGTAAATAGGAAAACTACTTTGCTATTAGGTCCACAAGGAGAACATCTAGAAATGGATACGAAAGGCAAGGAAGTCTATATAGACAGTGGAATCCCACGACCGAAGAGCTACCAAAACAGTCTATCTATTGCCGACAGACAAACGAACAGGTACTTTGTCTTTGTTGGGTTTAGTCATACGGACGAAATGTTTCGAGAACGAATATAGGTAAACTGAGAAAGGAATGGCAGATGTCAATATCATGAAactgaaaaaatgtataaatgccatttgtacatttatttgcaaatttgTCAACTTCGATTAAGTCCACTAGATcatgttattttctgaagaaaaaaaaaacgtccgtgtggctggtcatggtctgcacatttcgctattcagtcagtaaatttacaatgaacatcccttccaataataaatactactgcccaaaatgaatgatggaccagtccattttagaaatttagctggctaaAGACTAATGTAAAAGTTAAGATGCATCATTTATTGTCGTTATAAAACATTTGATTCACATGTCTAATTACAGTTCTAGGGACAACATTGACCATGGCGTTATTGATACATCTGTACAAGTAGGGAAGACGTCAATGGctaaaaaatatgaaacagaGGAAAATATTTCACAGAATGTCATTACTAAATTTAGGGATAACAGTGATCGCTTAGGACAGCATCTAGTGGATGAAAATACAACACCTGTTACCGGATGCCTCCAAACTACAAGCCTGACAGTTGCTAAATTTCGTACGCAGCTGAATCGGACCTGTATACTTCTCCCGGAAATAGGTGCGCTGAAATGTTTCTACTTTCTATTTTCTAAACATCTTCTTTGTTTTGTCTTCTTTTCTGCACTTCTCACTGCTTCTGTAATCTTGTAgacaaaatgtgatctctatacTAAACCTACCATCATGTTTTTAATATTGTTGTGTGTCTTTGCATAGTTTCACTCACTTCAGTTTAGTTTACACACATAAGAATTGGACCTAACCGTTTTAATTTGTCACACTACATATCGCTTTTCTACTTCTGTTTCAAAACGCACTTTATTTGCTACTATTGTTTTCCTGTCTCCACTTTAATCCCGCGCTACTACCCTGATCTCTTTAAGTCCCGAGCAACGACCTTGATCTATCTGATCCAGACAAATCACTCTTCGCTCATAAAACCCGAGTCACCATTGTCCTATCTTAAGTCCCAACCATACGCCCTTTACCCTGCTATCTTAAATTCCGCGGCACATCTCGCATCACCTTAATCCCTTGTCACCACCCTGTTCTCTTTCATTTCGAGTCACCACTCTTCATTTAGATTCCGAGTCACCACCCACTTCATTTTAATCCCGAGCCACCATTCTTTAATCGCGAGCCACAACCCTCTTTGCGTTCATCCTAAGCCCTTACCCTCGTATATCAAACAGCCCTCTGTTCACTCTAAATCCCGAGCCACCGCCCCCCTTAATATCGAGAGCTCTACTGCCCTCTTCTCCCGAGCCATCACTCTTTCCCCTCTTTTGCTAAGCTGCCCTCTTCTCTTTAATCCCTAGTCATCGCTCTTTTCTCTCTGTTGCTAAGCCACTGTCCTCTTTTCTTTAATCCGAGCTACCACGTTTGTCTCTTTAATCATGATCCGAACCTCTTATATCTTTGATCACAAGCAATCACCTCATTCCTTGAATCGCGAGTCTTCTTCGCAACCCgctttttcacttttttacaCTTCTTTACTCTTCTGCCATTCTATACAACCCCTTCACTCAAGCTCTTTACCGTCTCGTCTCTCctcttttctttcttctttctttatttctgtcTTTTATTTTCACAATGTCATAGGTGAGAAACAGCATATGAAACAGTCGGAATATGCTGATATTGTCTCGGATACAACCCACAAAACAGACATACATAGACAGGAGAAACTAAGGATATTCAAATCCAAAATGGAAGAAATAAATATGAGAGCCGCTTTGATGTTAGGTATGCAGAAAGAATCTAAAGGAAAAGCAATGAACGACAAGGACATCTACATTGAGAATGGAATCCAACGTTGTCACGGCTCTCACGAATTGTCGGGTTTCACAGAAATCACACATGATCAAAAACAGTTTGACTCTGGAATGAATATGTCCGAGAACCAAACTGGATTTACACCACATGCACCTTCTGGTCCTAAACCATCTTTCGTCAGAAGACGAAAGAAGTATAGACAGTTGTCCGTCGACGAAcaacaaaaactgaaattaagAATTGAGAAAAACGAAATTTTGGTTCCAAAAGCACCTgctaaacaaaaaatgaataataattccAACAAAGTGTCAAAGTCAGAGAgaagaatttttaaataaatgattcattttatcaatttattttattttattttgtttcaactATTTGCTCTTACCCAAATTTAGACGGGGTGGAGGGCGCAATCTTTAAATAATGGAATAATCCTTTGTGAGACTAATAACTTAGATTTTCATAAATTTAGAATAAGATCACGACGAttgtaatttcaatattttccatcCTGTTCGTCCGAAGTCGTTTTTGGATGCTATGTGCAAGGACGGGTGGGGTTACTAAAACTACAAACATGTGAATGCCCAGTGAAGACGTATGTCAACAAACTAAggtaaatgaaactttttttcagaaaacaaagtaaaatattcacACTGCACgctgttattattaatattaatattaatacagGGCACGGTGATATCATTCTGGGGAGGTGGTTAAGTCACGCCTACTTTCCAACTTTATTGCTAGTGGAAGACCGCGGGTGACCCTCATGGCATTATTAAAGACACGGACGTACACTTGAACAGAGCAATCGACCATTTGCAAAAGACAGCCAGATGGCTACCTCATTTGCCGATCCACAGGCGCTTGAAGATCTGTCAATgaatatatgcattaccatatcccacccacctaatatactatgaaatagtacaGATCTACGATCTCTTCAAAAGATCTAACCTGCACATATAATTCTTCGAtagagcttcaaacacctgtggtCGATCTGAGCACGACTCGAACCCACaaagatgaggggcaagtgatttgaagtcaccgaCCTTAACTAGTCGGTCTCGGAGACCCGATTATTCgacaaatgcatttaaattaacGTTGAAGTACAGTAGACTGATATCTTTTTGCTGAGTAACAACTGCTTATCTACGGATACCTGAATATAACATGTggaatatacaatatatacttcTATGTTTTTCGCATTGCATACTACATGTACTAATATCTTGTGCGCACGGCTTACCTATTTCGTACACACGAGATACTAGCTACATTTGTACTATTTCCACAAGCTACTTTGACAGGCTTCCGTAGATGTTTTTTCAAAGTCTTGAGCACGAGTACTATATCATGAACACTAACAAAATCTTTTTCAAACGTTGCTTCTAGTCTCAGTACTTATCTAACTTGAAAAGACAATCATGTATAAAATGACTTAAGACAGTTTCATTATTTTCCGCTTTATTATTGGATTATAAAGAAATGGAAAATTTTGAGAGATTGTAAGTTTTCCCGCGAGTGTTTATCCTACAGCATTGTAGATGGAATGTGTGTTTGTTTGATAGGTTTAATTCCGTCACACAAGTTGCGCATGCCGTGCGGCTCTTCGTAAAGTCTCCCTGCATGTACTTGGACAGTGTTACGTTTTCTCGTCCTTTGGGATCACAGCGTCACtctaatatttgtttatttcgatTAAAgaatttaatcatttctgaagCAAGATTGTCCTAATGTGTAAATTGAACGTGTATGTATAATAATTCAGGGTATAATTAAGTTGTTCACTACCGCTCATCTTTTTTTGTTATTCCATCAAAATCTAACCGGCGTTTTTCAATGAGACTGTATACATACAGTAAGATTAAAATTAACATCAACactaacaaaataattattacaaagcTTATAATTTCATCatctaaaaaatataaacagtccGCAAAATCTCTGGAGTGACTGTTGATTAGTATGCACTCTCTGGAAGGGAAGCCTGTTGTTGTGAACTGAACGGTTCAGTTCACAACAACAGGCTTCCCTTCCAGAGAGTAATCTGTATTTGTAACAGATactattgtaaaatatattcacaAATTACCCTCTTCAAGTACGCATAACATGCATGATCTTCGTATTTGTATCCCCAACTTTTTATCACATGGGCACACTCATAACCGTTTCCTGTTCTTGGCCGACCGTCTCCCCAGTTTGCCTCCGGTCCCAACACTGCTCCATCTTGCCATCTCCAGTGCCCGTCAGAGTATCTAAGACCTATTAAGAAGGAATCGCTGCTTGTCAGCGTGTTCAACATATTCGCAATGGCGTTGACCTTTTCGGTAGTATTTATTGATACGAGACGGGATCCTTTCTCCGTGCAGTAGATGTTTCCAGATTCGTAGAGAAATGCCTGTGTCGACAAATGtatacacattttatatatacGACTGTAAATAAACCCGTCTTTCAAACGACACCTTGCATCGCCAAACACATAATATTTCCAGCCGTGTCCCGCCGTTCCGTCCTGAGTAACATGCACAGCAGAGCTATAAATTCGACATTTTTCCACATTCGTGTTCACCGTGAAGGACATGCATTCGGCATATTTCCTACACAATAAAGCACATGACGTCACGCTTCTCACAGGATACTTCTCGTTGATTAAAGTTTTATCGCCGAACACCAAATTATCTAAAGTTTCTACATGAACACCGAGTCCATCAAATTTCGAGGCACCGACAATTACTATGCAAAGTAACGATATCCGTCCGAACACCATCGTTGCCTTTCTGCTCAACAGTGCGAGTTGTGAGATATACTCCTCATCTGCTTGTCCATGCAACAAATCGATCCTGTGACGAAAGCTGATTGATTATTTCTGCTTTTAAGCAAGATCACGTGATTCAGTTTCTGGTTACCTCAGTTAAAATTTAAATGCTTTACGGAAAGCTGGCAGGGAATAATGCGGGTTGATctttaaattattcatattttattacaGTGGAATCTCCCTAGTCCGAACCTCTCTCATCCGAAAATATTTCTAAACCGAATAAACATTCATATTCATTCTCTATTGTTAAAATACCCTTGCAATCCAAAACCTCTCTACTCCGGAAACTGAACAAACTTTTGAgatttttaatatcaaattacttcaaaatttaccCCTCTAATCCGAACACGAGTCATGATTATCAATGATTCTGATAATAACCTTGTCCATTTTAGACAATTAGAAGTCAAATTATTGCTCTTGAAAAAATGCGTCAACAAACAAAGAATAGGCTCTCAACACCTGGTAATCACAAGTCATGTCAGATGATTGCTTTGTAACACAGATGTGAATGACGCATATAGTTTATTTatgagaatatatatatttgcagtaagtactgccattttttttttgtaatagatGCTTATCATTATGTCCCCCACATGTCGCTGAGAAGACCAATTGATTTAGTGCCGTCCGTCTGTCAGcctgtatgtcacaaagtttgtccacgcaACTCCTCCAACACCACTAAAGggaattacacaaaactttacAATTTAGTGATCGTTGCTAAGCCAATAGTTGTGATATGGTCGGCATTTCTGGCTCAGTGATTTTCAGCGTAGTTTTGGCTCTTGATTCATCAAATATTATGAGTTTTGGCCACTTAAATTCTCATTTattattgggcagatttccatcaaacctaACAGGAATAACCAGTGCTAAGCCTAGTTATACATATTATCGACATGTTTGGATTTAGTGATTTTCAGTGGGGTTATGGCACTTGATTTGTCGTATAAATTTACTTTGACTTGGCATCTACTTGGATACTGCCAGAATGAAATACACCAAACTGTCGAGCCAATATTATTGTTCATGTTATGGGCATGTTCtgggaagtttttttttcagcaaagtaATGGCCCTTGATTCGTCAAACTTAACGATGTTTTAGCCACTCCTCTTATATAATAGggcggatttccaccaaaccttacaggctgaacaccactaaatccagctgttctttatttcatataaaatccactcacttcataacggtttctcgacattttctagcatatcagattttcagatacttatattcccataaagaactagatcgccactttagaaaaacaaaaagaaaagggggtgttaacttttatataagaaaactacagttcgttaaatacaacccgctgaatttactacttttcgcttctttcaatttctcttttcgtcacattaaattcttacgccgccatttttatctaccATGCGacaggaacatgccgatttcattagaatgcaaagtgatacatactgaaacgcggtagggtaaaagtaagcacgttgctgccgagaaaatgcactaggaaaggaaaaaagattagtactatttatatttggactacttgtgactagacctgcggaggcttacattctatttggtagtgatcagcctacaGCAGTGATCCATAATCTGGTTCCCAGTCCCATAAtggttcccattcaaaatggcttccaattatttttcgaagttcgcaggggaccagtctacAGTGATCCAGTACCAAGTCTtaaatattatgcatattattggCATGATCCAGTTAAGGGATTTTCAGGGAAGTTATGGCCATTGATTTGTCATGCACTGCTTGCTATATACAAtcaggctgaatttcaccaagcCTCACTAGTGTTTAGTGCGAagcatagttgtgcatattatcatCAAGTGGCGGGAGACAAACGTTTTTCGTGAAAAACGATCTCCATTTGTTTGTCATGTACATTTGTCACGTATTGTTGTGATAGAAGCTTGTTGATTCTCTGGAAGTTGTACTAAATCGGTTTGTAGAGTAACCAGATAAACAAAATATTCTCTTTTTAGCTATTTTCTGTGGATGTagtaatattgaaataaatgtttataattaaaattgaaaaatttacacGAAAATTGGCATCCCATTAGAGCAATCTACATGTTTCTTATAGTTTAATCGTGTTTAATTAATCTGCtcacatgcagatatacacaaacagcattttttttctagtaaagTTAGAAACCTACCTTTCTAATCCAAAAACCTCTCTTATTCGAACATTTTTTTCTGGTCTAATCATGTTCGCATTAAAGAGGTTCTACTGTAcaatattcacaaatatttcaTATCGATTAAGCAACTGATTTCAATAagacaatattttacaaaattgtaatCAATAAAATTGTAGCTGGAGGTTTTGACCTTTAGCGATGTTTATAGAAACTTAAGCATTACACCGCGTTCCCTATGTTCGAACTCTACAGTTAAGGAAGTGGACAAATACTGACAATCAACAATTTACGTATTCGGCATTCTTCGTTTTTTTCCGGAAATTTATGTACTCGTTGAACTACAGTTAGGTCCGAAGACTATCGAATTAAACAACACACGGAAACTGCCGAAGGTCATTCTCTATCATAAAACTGATGTTCTTGTCACTTTCCGGgaaagaaaacgtgtgttaagGGAGAGATTTTCACGATCACGTGCTGTTAAACCGTCGTAAAACAACCCTAAAAACGGATAACTCAAAAGTaagtgacgtcaacgtgaaaaaagaaaagaaacaactcggacattcccgcgcatttcatgaaaatttaatgacgttgtgGGATAGTGtattcatttattcgtttttaCGCGTTtcatgctagaatagcgttagcgcatgttcatttcgtgttataacatcttcagaatcccagGGGATTGGCTGGTGCCCGAGCCCAGTAGGgtgagggtaccaacgtatcccgagtgAAGTTtggcagatgttataacacgaaaaaaaaacaaacatgcgtTTTCCCTACATTAAAGTTCCACTGCCTTGATTTGGTTGCGCACGTTATTATGTCGTTCCGTTTACGTCCATGAATGAATCCTCTTCCATGATGTATGGGCATACAGCACAGCGTTTTACACCATACTGACCACATATTTGCTTCCTAAAAAAGTCTGCAGTGTGTGTTTTTGTGTACAAGTGTGTCTTACAGATTACAGTCCTTCTTAAAGACTATGGGTGCTTCTGGAAAAGCTTATTTCATCATATAAGAGATGTGAAGAATGGGTAAATGTTTCTATAAAATTCGACTCTTATGTTAGCTTTAGCGTCTACTAGTACCTTTCGAAGGATTGTTCGTTTTATCCGCTCTCTAATTCACCGGTATGCGAATACCCAGACCATATGACAATACCGTTTTAAGATGTAAAAGAAATGCTAAAAATCACAAGGAActacatttctttttttcataaaacattatgacTTCTGTCATGATTTTGTTTGTGATGTTGTCCCATGCGTGCGAGCGCGCATAAAACTGTCATAACGTGGTTAAGAATcattgaaatgaaatgatataaacagaaaattcgtttgTTGTAGAAATAAGACTCAGTTAAGACAGAAATAAGAAAATGcccttttataaatataatttattttggtCTATTGAAATTGAAGCTAAATTAAATGAATTCTAGCTATTGAATGGCATTGTAGTATACTATGCTGAATactaaaagggcaataactcaaaatATCATCCGACCAGCTAGATTATGAAGACAATATGTGCTTCTCCTCCTGGGAGCGAAGCCTCCTATCAGTTTCGATGAATTCCAACAAttagttgctgagaaatactccggacaataAATTGTACTAAAGTATAATAACGTTGAATAATCAAACAGCAATAGCTCATTAAAAACTCATCCGACAATAACACGAAGACAATAAGCACATCTCCTCTTAATAGTTATGCTTCCATACAAATTTCCAACCATAGGTTGCttagaaatactccagacaataATTGCACTGTAGTATacttatgttgaataatcaaagcaTCCGATCGGAACaggaagacaatatgcgcatctccatttgatagtaaagcttcctatgaagtttggctgAATTCCAATTATTAGTTGCTAAGGAATACTGTGAACAAGAATTGTACTACAGTATAGTAATGTTGAATaatgaaagggcaataactcggttAACAAGCAAACTAGGTGATTTGGTATCCCCCGCCCAACGGGATAAAGGTTCTACCCTTGAAGAAGCATTCTCTGCCTACAAAAAGCACTTAAATGGTAACAATGACTTTGGTTTTAGCTCCCAAAAATGAGCAACAAAAATGTTGTCGTTATAAAAGCTACCTATTTACCAAGTTTGATTTGCTTACCTCATTCCTAATTAAAGTTAACGTGAGAAAAACACTTTCCTTTTTTAGTAAcgatgatcttgaccttgacccaagaaacCCAAAAAACGTCTAAAACCATGGCCTCCAGGCAAGCTTCCTAAATTCAAAGTCTGGACGCAATACCCTACTCCTTTCTGAAACTAATGATGAGAAACAAGTTTCTATTTTTTGTAACAGCTAGCTTGTCCTTGACCCCAGTGACCATAATACATACAACACATAAGTTTCCAAgaaagctatacatgtattaagcttGGTCATAATATCCTATAGCAAACATGGACATTTAAAAGACATTAGATTTGCAAAGATATGCCCTATATAGTCAGCATTATATAAATAGGCCTACATAGGGCTATAACTCGTGTGTTCCTGCAGCAATTTCACTGGATCTTGCAGGGCAACATTTCCCAACTACTATTCACattattatgatgttttattgaaatccttcaaacccTGTCTAGGATATGCGACAAGACAGTCACTGTCACCAGAGTTAAGCTGTATGGTCTCAAATTTGCCGAGTTAGTCTCAATTCTTGACTCTAATTACCTCCcttgacggtccgtccacagactGAAATGGAAtgagtgataattacgtcacgagctGGACTAATACTGAGTGAGCTTTCCACACCATTTCAGCTAATTTCACAACAactagaaaatgtcaaaataactGTTTTTCATTACTTAAAGTCGAATGTATGACTGTTTAGGGAAGTAACTACTCACTGTTGTAAATGTGAAGTAGCCTGTGTTGCTGGTGAATTATGGTATACCAATTCGTATAAAGACATGGCGCTCCTTTATATTTTGACTTCAGCTTCAACTTCAACGACGGGCTGTCCAATGCCTTTGTGGACATCGACCGGAGAGGGTTAAAAACTGCACATGGCAGAGTGAGAAACGCATCTTCAACGTGTGTGTTGTTAAAATGACTTATGCCAAACgtatatataatgaaaaactTGAACGCATTCAGAGAAAAACTGCCAGATTCATCACCAACAACTACACCTCCAGAAATCCAGGCTGCATTACATCTATGCTCCAGCATGTATAAGGTGGTGGAAGGGCAAGTGCCGGCAATCAACATACCGGATTATCTCACACCCCAGGGCTATAGGCGTTCCATAAGAACAAAAACTTTTCAGGACCACATTAGTGTGAACATTGTGGACAAATCAGTGTGTAACAATCAAAAGTGCTTTTAACCAATATTTGCCAAAAcagaaaactataaaaaaaatctttcttcgTGAGAACTGTGTATGGCTGGAACAAACTAAACGACTCTCAAGTGAACTCAGACTCAATCGAATCATTCAAGAACTCTGTACATTTGTGTGACTAAATAATCTGCGCACTCCCCCATCGTGTTAAAGCCAGTTATTGTCTCTACGACGTAAccatacagatacagatacagacaGATACAGACAGATATACACTGTACGGTCTATTCTTCACCTAAGCAGAGAGTCCGGGGAGCGACTGGACGGAAGACTTCAACGTTAGTGTTATATAGCTTAttatattgagaaaagatctaggtcactttcattttgaactttcagactttagttttattcattgagaatATGTCTACAAATACGTAATTTATGTCTACAAATACGtaataccgcctcggtagcctagtggtagagcgtctgcttcgagagcgggaggtcgtgggttcgatccctggccgcgtcataccaaagacataaaaaatggtactagtagcttcctcgcttggcgctcagcattaagaggatagtgctaggactgg
This Mercenaria mercenaria strain notata chromosome 17, MADL_Memer_1, whole genome shotgun sequence DNA region includes the following protein-coding sequences:
- the LOC123536694 gene encoding uncharacterized protein LOC123536694, translated to MVFGRISLLCIVIVGASKFDGLGVHVETLDNLVFGDKTLINEKYPVRSVTSCALLCRKYAECMSFTVNTNVEKCRIYSSAVHVTQDGTAGHGWKYYVFGDARCRLKDGFIYSRIYKMCIHLSTQAFLYESGNIYCTEKGSRLVSINTTEKVNAIANMLNTLTSSDSFLIGLRYSDGHWRWQDGAVLGPEANWGDGRPRTGNGYECAHVIKSWGYKYEDHACYAYLKRVICEYILQ